A genomic stretch from Anopheles nili chromosome X, idAnoNiliSN_F5_01, whole genome shotgun sequence includes:
- the LOC128729181 gene encoding uncharacterized protein LOC128729181 translates to MIRCPYIHEMHERLLGPTPRRPLPISFPPLAKPEVMDRESDCLLDSRPESRQIVGTMVKLNPDGFGAHTTSTHPHHHQTPPPTTQHPLHHRAPLVPCHGTDDDEDTLEAHQRALRKGTISDSDDDDGIHLRAHLRKIIDGRKPKNAKTSLFIVTSLVYAMLLIVVCVAYVISDVTTHRLPVIYYEGFFTYLYGASILFLLYVFCFLLQESSCCNGKPKPPKEKKPKKEKKSKKNADVEAGKEAKDGKDAGAAKEGTAKPTKDEAKGKGSSTKASSYQYSKKQEVYPKKKRDQLRESQHRRDSEAAAANAETATATGTGTPTTPGISLPTTPARRSIRGPDPSRDGVEPCWAQESTPGNPEAAMSPRFKRKTTQDPAHGSFFLRVGAIAFGLGTMIYTGLEFGSFFEIPFTSPCHQILRGVNPLLQMIFTFMQMYFIFMNARLNIHRFKVLARFGLMHIVATNICVWIRTLVLESLKEITAYHQRRGPEPEDSVILENIRQHTLRNAGMVMGTDLGPSGDTEWEPINVNLNAQEDLLSQDASSVLSKIVQGTAHTITEAATTLVTAATSTSTPATTTTTSTSTTTSTTTTSTTTPSTTSAWIEPSTNPTSRSILDRLMDIVVTETTTTNETPSDHFGSMHGHGSAQNATTTSSTGNPSFLDPFVDHVNYLQRNSSLDQTYESLDSLFPSAFVATSTAVSSNATAVSCGRVNIMGTIVQDSAPYLYPFIIEYSLIGAAVIYVMWKHIGRYPKFTNEEDLEHRLEVMLSRRAVVMAQQARTGRVDCVGASKGLFFGLLLLVGSLICLILFFVLVRHPQLSLLAIYLADVSHCALMVLAIFAIIIGFIRVQNLKFRCEEQSNLNDILLRISAFGLFVYSTFSVIAGSLNAFESEPNLLVMVTGIVAVVQVVIQLLFIADVSRRRVHLPEHDRIKPGRQIVTFLLICNISMFAIYTFEAQKVFANPVQLDFYGFIAWSLVQRVTLPLCIFHRFHSAVTLAEVWKTTYKARLE, encoded by the exons ATGATACGCTGTCCGTACATCCATGAGATGCATGAACGCCTGCTAGGACCTACACCGAGACGCCCTTTACCCATCTCGTTTCCACCACTCGCCAAACCGGAAGTCATGGATCGCGAAAGCGATTGTCTGCTCGATAGCCGCCCCGAAAGCCGCCAAATCGTGGGCACAATGGTGAAG CTCAACCCGGATGGTTTTGGGGCGCACACTACTTCCACGCACCCACACCATCATCAGACGCCACCACCAACGACGCAGCACCCGCTGCACCACCGCGCACCGCTAGTGCCTTGCCATGGAacggacgatgacgaggacaCGCTTGAAGCCCACCAGCGGGCCCTTCGCAAGGGCACGATCAGCGAttccgacgatgatgatggaattCATCTGCGGGCACACCTGCGCAAGATCATCGACGGTCGCAAACCCAAGAACGCCAA AACGTCGCTCTTCATCGTCACCAGTCTAGTCTACGCCATGTTGCTCATCGTGGTGTGTGTCGCTTACGTTATCAGCGATGTTACGACGCACCGTCTGCCTGTGATCTACTACGAGGGCTTCTTCACCTACTTGTACGGTGCAAGCATACTATTCCTGCTGTACGTGTTCTGCTTCTTGCTGCAAG AGAGCTCCTGCTGCaacggaaaaccgaaaccaccgaaggagaaaaagccgaagaaggagaaaaaatccaaGAAGAACGCTGACGTGGAAGCCGGCAAGGAAGCCAAGGACGGAAAGGATGCCGGTGCGGCCAAGGAGGGAACGGCAAAGCCGACGAAAGACGAGGCGAAGGGCAAAGGTTCCTCTACCAAGGCCAGCTCATATCAG TACTCGAAAAAACAGGAAGTATATCCCAAGAAGAAACGTGACCAGCTTCGTGAATCCCAACATCGCCGCGATTCggaggcagcagcagctaacGCAGAGACGGCTACAGCGACAGGGACAGGAACTCCGACAACTCCCGGCATCAGTCTACCCACAACACCGGCTAGACGAAGTATAAGGGGGCCCGATCCGAGCCGTGATGGCGTGGAACCATGTTGGGCGCAG GAATCTACTCCCGGCAACCCGGAAGCGGCCATGTCTCCTCGATTCAAGCGCAAAACGACCCAGGACCCCGCCCACGGTAGCTTTTTCCTGCGTGTTGGAGCAATCG CGTTTGGGCTCGGTACGATGATCTACACTGGACTGGAGTTTGGATCGTTCTTTGAGATACCGTTCACATCTCCTTGCCATCAGATCCTGCGTGGCGTTAACCCGCTACTGCAGATGATCTTCACCTTCATGCAGATGTACTTCATCTTCATGAATGCTCGG TTGAACATTCACCGCTTCAAGGTGCTCGCTCGGTTTGGACTAATGCACATTGTGGCGACAAACATTTGCGTCTGGATCCGCACTCTGGTGCTTGAATCACTCAAAGAAATCACTGCCTACCATCAACGCCGTGGTCCGGAGCCCGAAGACTCAGTCATTCTGGAGAATATCCGCCAGCACACGTTGCGTAACGCCGGTATGGTGATGGGCACCGACCTGGGACCAAGTGGCGATACCGAGTGGGAGCCAATCAACGTTAATCTGAACGCCCAAGAAGACCTTCTGTCGCAAGACGCCTCAAGTGTACTATCGAAGATCGTACAAGGTACAGCGCATACTATCACAGAGGCTGCCACTACTCTGGTAACTGCTGCTACTTCTACCTCTACTCCGGCTACAACCACGACCACGTCGACGAGCACTACGACCAGCACTACGACTACATCTACCACTACGCCCTCGACTACTTCGGCCTGGATTGAACCCAGCACCAATCCCACCTCTAGAAGCATCCTTGATCGTCTGATGGACATTGTGGTGACCGAAACGACAACCACCAACGAAACTCCGTCAGATCACTTCGGCAGTATGCACGGTCATGGATCCGCTCAGAACGCGACCACAACGTCCTCTACGGGCAATCCCTCGTTCTTGGACCCATTTGTGGACCACGTCAACTATCTGCAGCGCAACAGTAGCCTCGATCAAACGTACGAAAGTCTGGACTCGCTATTCCCGTCCGCATTTGTCGCCACCTCAACTGCCGTCTCGTCGAATGCCACAGCAGTCAGTTGCGGACGAGTCAACATCATGGGAACGATTGTGCAGGACTCGGCTCCCTATCTATATCCGTTCATCATTGAGTACTCCTTGATTGGTGCCGCCGTCATCTACGTGATGTGGAAGCACATTGGACGCTATCCAAA GTTCACCAACGAGGAAGACCTGGAGCACCGTCTGGAAGTAATGTTATCCCGACGCGCTGTCGTCATGGCACAGCAGGCTCGTACAGGACGTGTTGACTGCGTCGGTGCCTCTAAGGGCTTGTTCTTCGGACTACTGCTGCTCGTAGGATCACTCATCTGTCTTATTCTCTTCTTCGTGCTCGTTCGACACCCGCAGTTGTCTCTATTGGCCATCTACTTAGCGGACGTGTCGCACTGTGCCCTCATGGTGCTTGCCATCTTCGCTATCATCATTGGCTTCATTCG CGTCCAAAACCTGAAGTTCCGCTGCGAGGAACAGAGCAACCTGAACGATATCCTTCTGCGTATCTCCGCGTTTGGTTTGTTCGTGTACTCCACTTTCAGCGTGATCGCTGGCTCGCTAAACGCGTTCGAGAGTGAACCTAATCTGCTCGTCATGGTAACCGGTATTGTAGCAGTTGTTCAGGTCGTCATTCAGCTGCTGTTCATCGCTGACGTGTCACGTCGACGCGTTCATCTCCCGGAACACGACCGCATCAAACCAGGTCGCCAAATCGTGACGTTCTTGCTGATCTGTAACATCTCCATGTTCGCCATCTACACGTTCGAGGCCCAGAAGGTGTTCGCTAACCCG GTTCAATTGGACTTCTACGGCTTCATCGCCTGGTCGCTCGTTCAGCGCGTCACACTGCCATTGTGCATCTTCCACCGGTTCCACAGTGCAGTCACGCTAGCAGAGGTCTGGAAGACCACGTACAAGGCGCGTCTCGAGTAA